TTTGATCATATCTATCGAGCCGGAAGAAAGGTTTAGATCGCTCATCAGGTTAATTAAATTTTCTTTTATCATCTGCGGCAGATGATAGGGTACACATCTGTTAGGATTAAAAATATCGTAGTTCCTGAAATCTGTTTTCGTTTTATTGTTTTTAGAAGAAAAGATGGCCATAGAATAGAATTCCCTATCCAGATAAAATATTCGCAATTCATACTTCTTCTCAATGTTTTTCTGAAATAAAGAAGGAGTGAATTCTTTGATCTTACAGCTTTTAACCATCTGTGTATGCGTGCCGTACATGCCTTTAAGATCAGAGAAAGTAACACCTTCGAAAATCGGTTTGGTAATCAGGCATTTATTCAGATCCGTTATCCTTGATAAAGATGCCTTGCTGTTGGCAATATAGGTTTCAGGGATATGCAGGTTGTGTTTTTTTGCCAGTCTCAGGACTTCAGCTTTATCAATTTTCAGAGAATCCTTATAGTAGTCAAACCATTTCCATCCCGGATAAAAATCATACAGTATTCTTAAAAACCTGTTTCTTTCAGCGGCATGAAACTTGGCGAATTTTATTAAATTCTGGTCAATTTCATTTTCCTGTTTAATGATATCATCGTATACCATATCTATAAATCTCCTGCACCATACGACCTTTATATTTTTCAGGTCGATTTTTTTGTTATTGACTTTATCAAAAATCTCCAATTCGTGGTCATTCAGATTGACAAACAGGTCATAATATTCAGGATCGGTTATCTGGTCAACGTTCATTCTTATAAAAGGGACGCGGTAATAATTCAGCCAGTCGCAGACACTGTTGGTCGTCAGTTCCAGATCTGCTTTCGATATAATTAAAATTTCTGTCATAATTCCAATCCTTTCATTTCCTG
The sequence above is a segment of the Chryseobacterium sp. JJR-5R genome. Coding sequences within it:
- the gwsG gene encoding grasp-with-spasm system ATP-grasp peptide maturase, with the translated sequence MTEILIISKADLELTTNSVCDWLNYYRVPFIRMNVDQITDPEYYDLFVNLNDHELEIFDKVNNKKIDLKNIKVVWCRRFIDMVYDDIIKQENEIDQNLIKFAKFHAAERNRFLRILYDFYPGWKWFDYYKDSLKIDKAEVLRLAKKHNLHIPETYIANSKASLSRITDLNKCLITKPIFEGVTFSDLKGMYGTHTQMVKSCKIKEFTPSLFQKNIEKKYELRIFYLDREFYSMAIFSSKNNKTKTDFRNYDIFNPNRCVPYHLPQMIKENLINLMSDLNLSSGSIDMIKDTNGRYVFLEINTVGQFGMVSLPCNYHLEKKVAEFLIQKKAYA